ATAAATTTTCTGCCCCTTTGAATTAATTATGTTTAGCTGTAAATCACAGGACTCAGGTAAATTACATTCGATCTGGAAAGTGCCGCTTGTTGGATTTGGATAAATATTACACGAGAGTAAGGATCTATCTGAAAATTCATTTACACCTATTATAGCTTGTGTTGTATCATATTTGATCTTAATCAAAAACACTTCATCGTCACCTGTCAATGAAAGAGATCCGAGAGTAAAGTTTCCTCCAAACGCACCCGTAACATACAGATCGCCTTGCTCGTTACCAACTAAATCTATACCATGACCACCACCGCCATAAGATCCTTTCACCCATTTTAAACTACCATCAGTATCATAATTTGCTAAGAACACATCAATACCACCGCTTGTTGAATAGATTGTTTGATTGTCAAATACTGCATGACCGGTACTACCTCCCGAACCAAAATATCCTGTAATAAATATATTTCCGTTGTTGTCTGCGTATAGTTCCCTCAGTATATCGATGCCGTTACCTCCCGCAGTTTTTACCCATTGGCAATTACCTACACTATCATATTTAGCAATAAAAATGTCACTTGCACAATTCATAGGAGAAGTAATACTTATTGTATCAAAATACGAAACAGAAGAACCCGTATAGGCACCATAATATCCTCCAATAAAGATTTCTCCTTTGCTATTTACATCAATGGCTTTAGGTGATTCAGTATCAGAGCCCTTAATTGTTTTTACCCATTGTAGATTAGCGTTAGGGTCATATTTGGCTAAAAAGCCATCGAAATTTCCGCTGCTTACAATCTGTAAGGAATCTGTAATATATTGAGTCCCTCCGAAATTACCTGTAGTATAAATATTTCCTTTTTTATCCAAACACATATCAAAAGTCTGAATCATTGAAACATGACAAAAAAATTCTTTCACCCATAAAAAAGTTCCATCAGAAGCATACTTAGCGATAAAAGCCTCTTTTTGCATCGCATACCCTTCAAATAAAGAATCTTTCCAGCAATATCCGGCAATATAAACTTCATCATTCTGATTTATGCAAATTTCATGAGGTGTACTATGTTTTATTATTGGTTTACTGAACAATAAATTTCCATTCAGATCATATTTCATAAAGTACATTCCCCCATTGGTTAGCATAGCCCCTTCATATTGCATGTTTCCGCTATAATAACCAGAGACAAAAACATTCCCATTTCCGTCAACGGCATTTATTGCACTGATAGCCATATGTTTTGAATAAAATATTTTCTGCCATTTTAAATTACCCACACTGTCGTATTTCAAAATAAAACCACCCATATCAGTTGAATCAGGTTGGTGATATGGCCCGGTAAAGCTGCCCGAAACAATCACATCGTTATCTTTTGAATTTGAGATCGACCAGCCATAGCTGTTCCGTGAAAATTTTTTACTCCTTGCCCATTCAAAGGAAGACTGAGCAAGCCCTGATGAAACATATAAAAAAAGAAAATATAAGAAAAGGGGAATACGCATTTGTTTAAGAATTACACTTTTAATACCCAAAAATATTGCCTTAATATGTAGCTTTAGTGAAAATGCCGCTAAAAGGCTGCATTGAAGAGTCAAACACCATAAAATGTTCGACAGTTGTTGGAAGTGTGATTTATTATTGTACATTTATTTCCTCAAATAAAACCCCAAAACATGAAAAAAACTCTCTACTTTCTGATTTTTATAGGATTAATAGGGCCTGCAAAGGAAACTGCTGCCCAACCTATTTCGCAAGTATTTTATGCTCAAAACTACTGGATGCCAAATAAACCTGCATTTGGTTTCACTGGTCAATTAGAAAGCTGGTGGACGGAAATTAACGCAAGTGGCGTAAAATATATACGTGTCGGAGGTAAAGCTTATGACGGATCAGGAATGTGGCCGATTCCAACATTATTAGGAATTATAGATACTATCAGAGCCAGAGGCTTTGAGCCGATAATACAGGTTCCAATAAAGATTAATCTATCAGTGGCTCAAAATGCTATAGATAATGCGGCAATAATATCTGATATAAATGTGACTAATGCAAAAAATATAGTTTATTGGGAAATAGGAAATGAACCGGATGGTTCTTATTCAGGTGTAAATAATTATCACACCAATCCGATAATTGCTGATTACATCAAGCAGGTTTCAACAGCCATGAAAGGAGTTCTTGGCCAATCGGGCATAAAAATAATCGGGCCATGTTTGTCTTACTATGATTTTCCCAAATATGCTTCCTTTCTGGGTGGTGCAGATAACATTACAGGTTCGGGTGCAAATGGATATTACATCGATTATGTTGGGTTTAACACTTATCCTTTCAGTAAAGCTCAATTACAGGCGGGAACTGCCCGACAGGACATTATAAACTATGTTAACTCTCCGTTTCAATTTGACGATATTTTAGATACCATTAATGCCCGCATTGCCCTGGTGGGAAGAACAGGTAGTTTAAAGCCTTTTGTTACAGAAGTTAATATAAGCGCTTATCAGGATAATACCAACGCAACTACACGTGGGCCAATCGGTGTTGGACCGAAGTTTTTTAGGAGGACAATTTTGGGCGGAAATGATGGCAAAAGGAATGGAAAAGCAAGTTGAATCAATGGCTTTTTGGAGCGTTATAGAAGGAGAGCCGGGAGATACATACGAAACTGATATAGGTTACATTGGAACAGAACTATTACAGAAACGATCTACTTATTGGCACTACAAAATGATGGCCGACAACTTTAAGGGCACATTTTTTCCTTCAGTAAGCGTAAATCAACCAAATATAAAAGCTTTTGCCGCTAAATCTTCTGATCGCATAGTTGTAATGATTTTAAACGAGCAAAACTCCGGCAGCTTGGCATTTAAAGTAAGATTGGACAACACGGGCTCGGTTGGGGCAGGATTAGATATTGCATTTAACGTTACAGGCGCTACCGCAGGAGCAAACCATGTAAGTACAGTTAATATCCAAAATCAATCAACCGTTTTGCTTATTTTCAACTGTAAGGGCGCAATATCTGAGCGGTATGATTATACTTTGAGTAACGCGATAAACGATCAGGGACCCCAAACAATCACCATTCCAGTAGCAACTTCATTAATTGGTGCAACGATTTCAAATGATATTGGCAATGCGCAACTTTGCTCTTCCGGTGGAGTTTGCAGTTTTTTTAATTATACTCCTTCAAATTATGTTTATAGTTGGACAAGCCCTTATGGACCCGTTAATTATACCGGCAATTCCGTGGAATATTGCTCTTTAGTTGTAGGAGGTCAAACAATTTATACATTTACAGCAACTGATCCTTCTACCACATGTTCTACAACTCAAAATGTAACTGTAAATGATTGTGGTCCAATTACCGGCTTTGATTTTTATGCATATGTTTGCGGTGCAACACCTTCTAATTGTGGTGCTAATAATGGAGGCGCTATGGTTTGCGCAGGAGGAGCATCAACTTATAGCTATAAATGGGACGGAGGTGCTTATGGTACTAACTCTTCAATTACCGGATTATCACCTGGAATGCATACAGTTGTTGTTAAAAACGCACCGCCTGCTATTGGTGGTTTAACAAGAACTTTACAGTTTTATGTTCCTATTACAGGAACTCAACCTGCTATTAGTGCAGGCCCAGACAGAACTATTGGCAGGTTCTGCCGTGTAATTCTCACCGCAGTGCCAAATTTAACTTCAAGTGGGTATACCTATAATTGGTACAAAGGAACCTCTACAACTCCATTTAGCAATTCCTATACAACTAATATCAGTGTTTGGAATACAGCTACCTATAAAGTCGTGGTTACTTCACCAAGTGGATGCACTAATTCTGATTATGTAAATATAAACATGACTCTTACACCACGTTGCATCACTGATTTACCAAGTATAAGCACTGCTATTGAATGCAAATACAATATAGGCTCAGGCGGACCTTTGCCTCCTGTTAATGTGTTAAACTCATCAGTAATTATTAATTCTGATCAGTTCATTGACAATGTTACTATAGTGCCGAACAATGTTAACCTTACCGTTATTGATTGTGAGCTGGCGTTTTCTGAAAACTCAAAAATAATTGTTCTGCCAGGAGGAAAGTTAGAAATCCGAAACTCTTTTTTTCATGGTTGTGAAAATTTAAAATGGGGCGGTATAGAGGTTAAAGGAAACAATAACGTTTCAGATCAATTAATTGTAACGGGATCAGCTTTTGCAAACACAGACTATGTAATAAAAACAGATAAAACCTTGAATATTTATATTGAGGATAATATTTTCGCCAATGGAATTACCGCCATAGAGTTGGATAGAAATAAAGATTTCGTGATAAGAAATAATTATTTTTACAATTATGATATCGCTATAAAGGCTTCCAGGACACCTGTTGCAAATGTTCGATCACTTATAAAGGAAAATATTTTTGAGAAGGTGAAAACTGCCATTTATTTTGAAAATGATAACCAGTCGAAGTTAGATATCGTATGTAATAAATTCGACAACTATGAAGATTATGCAATTTATGCTCAAAATACAATACTAAAAGATCAGGGTAGTAATATTGAAGCAGGAAATTCTTTTGTTTCAACTTCTGTAAAGTTAAATCATAAGTTACGCCATAATGGTAATACTATGAATTATTATTATGATCCATCAAATCCTGTTACACTCGTTACTTCAGGTGGTATGAGTGCTATTGCCCAAGCCGCCTCTTCGGATGGTACTTGTTCAGATATTAATGACAGACGTAGTAATCCTAATCCGAATGTAGGAAGTGATCCTGTTTATGGAAACTCAAAGAGTAAATTAGATCTTTATTCTGCGCCAAATCCGAATTCAGGAGAAGCAACAATTTATTATAACTTGGGTGAAGAAAAACAAGGAACATTAACAATAATGGATATGTATGGAAATGTGATGAATTGCATAAAAGTAACGAGTGAATCCAATCAAGTTAATTCTGATTACAGCAATTATTCTTCCGGAATCTATATGATTTCATTAACGAATTCGAAAAGTGAAGTAATTAACAAAAAGATGATTATAGCAAAATAATTCCTATTTTTATTCTAATTTTAAAAGCCGCTAAAAAAAAGCGGCTTTTTTCTTATAATATAAAGAATGTTAATGTTTACAGGGATTCTTCTACTATTTGAAAGTAATTAAAAAGACTATTTTTGTTCAGATTGGATTTGCTTTTCACAAATTGCTTATTGTTCCTTGTTAAAAGGTTTTACCATCAACAGATCCTTTTGTCTTATTTCCAATTATACGTGCCATAAGCTTTGTTTCACAATAAAACTCCCCAGAAAACGTATTTATTATAATTGGAAATCGCTTTAAAAAAAACTTTGCATTCGTGTAATCTGCTACCCTTAGTCCCACAATGATTTCCAAGGGTATTCGGGTCAAAAAATAATTAAATATTTCTTTTACTCCGTACATACTCCTTGTTATCTGCCTGTTATCTCCCTATTACTTCATTCTAACTTTAACATTACTAAATCTAAGTGGCATGACAGACCTAAGACAAACCAAACTGTAAGGAATTATGACCCCCATAAAAATTCACTACTAACCATAAAAGTTTGGAACGAAAACCCTTGCGCACAGGTAAGCACATTCACAATTCCCTCAAAAATCCATCCCACAAACCAAAAATTGTAAATAAGCTTCCCTCTTCCTTCCCCAGGCTAGATTTCAATTTTTTTACCCCTCCCTTTTAAAAAAACAAAACACCCAAACACACTGAGCCCCTGTCACTGTACAATACGTTGTGCAATTTGAAAGTAATGCAAACTTCCTAGACAAGTGGGTAATGCCAACGGCTAACATTGCATATCCTCAAGTGGCGGTCTTGGTGCTCTATTCAAAGCCTGGAATTTCTATTAACTTTGCTGCTCACGGTTTTTGGTTCGGTGCAATAATCGCCACCTGGGTATATGCAAAAAACGTTAGCCGTAAGCATTGCGGGGCGGTATGACAGACGTGACATTCAGCCTTTTTCATTAAGCAACTTTTCTGCAAATTTAGAACGTTCAGGGCAGCCCTTCGCTTCGTGCTTTTTTCCTTTTTATCCCCCCACAAAATATTAAAATTGCCAGCCCCAAAATTGCACATTTGTTTTTGCCGCCTCCCATAAAGCTGACACACATTGGCAAAATCAAAAGAGCAATTTCCCTGCGCAAGTTTCTGCTTTTTTTAGTATTATTGTTACTTTGGTGGTTGACTTTAGAAAAAACATTATTTTTACAATAATAATTAAAAACAGACAATTTCAATTTTTTATGGTCACATTTTCACTCAAAGGAAATCAAACAAGAAAAAGCAAGAATTCTTCTATTTTACAATTTTTTATAATTCTTTTCACATTAACCTTTCAATTAGCCTCATTTGGACAATCATCAAAAGACTCTGTAGATGTATACCAGGCACCTTCAATGCGTCTGATTAAAATAAATGATGATAATAAAGAAGTTAGCAATGTTGAAATTGGAAAATCCATTTTAATAATTTATCATAAAAAAAACAAATCATTTATCATAAATTATAAAGATGAAAAAAATGAAGGTAAAGATTTAAAATTGACATTTGTAAGTGCGACTAAGGAACCTAATTATTATATAATGAAAGATATTAAAGGGAATAACTCTTATGTCGATAATCAACTAGAGGGCTTAAAAACATTAGCAATTTTACCAGAAAAAAAAGATGGGGATTATGCTTTAATAGTTTTAATTAAAGATGCTGTTAAGCTTAAAAACTTAACAGCTGAAGAACATTTAAGTAATGGTCTTACTAAACTAAAGGAAGGTGATATTACAAATGCGATAATAGATTTTGATAAAGCCATAGAACTTAACCCAAAATTAGAAGTAGCATATGATTATAGGGGATTAGCAAAGGTGCAAAGTGGTGATTTAGTTGGTGCAATTCAAGATTATAACTCGGTAATAGAAATTAATCCAAAGAACAGAGAAATTTATCCATACAGGGGATATGTTAAACAACAACTGAAAGATTATCGTGGAGCGATTCTGGACTATACAAAATCAATTGAGTTAAATGTAGAAAATATAGAAATGATATATCTTAATCGAGGCGTAGCAAAGGAAAAATTAAAAGATTACCAAGGTGCAATTAGAGATTACACAAAAGCCATTGAGATTAATCCTAAAAATAATCTAGCCTACCTAAATCGAGGTCTTATTTATGTACATTTGGACAATAAAGAAGCTGCGTGTATAGACTTTAGCAAAGCTGGCGAACTTGGAGAAAAAGAGGGATATGAAAATATTTTGAAATTTTGTCAATAAGTGTAAAACGACAATAATTTATTTAATATTAATGAAGCAATTTATATATTTAGAAAAGTGATATAAAAAGTAGCTCAATTTCCTTGCTAATAAAAATTACAAATTGACATAAAAAAAAACTATAACAATA
This region of Bacteroidota bacterium genomic DNA includes:
- a CDS encoding T9SS type A sorting domain-containing protein — its product is MRIPLFLYFLFLYVSSGLAQSSFEWARSKKFSRNSYGWSISNSKDNDVIVSGSFTGPYHQPDSTDMGGFILKYDSVGNLKWQKIFYSKHMAISAINAVDGNGNVFVSGYYSGNMQYEGAMLTNGGMYFMKYDLNGNLLFSKPIIKHSTPHEICINQNDEVYIAGYCWKDSLFEGYAMQKEAFIAKYASDGTFLWVKEFFCHVSMIQTFDMCLDKKGNIYTTGNFGGTQYITDSLQIVSSGNFDGFLAKYDPNANLQWVKTIKGSDTESPKAIDVNSKGEIFIGGYYGAYTGSSVSYFDTISITSPMNCASDIFIAKYDSVGNCQWVKTAGGNGIDILRELYADNNGNIFITGYFGSGGSTGHAVFDNQTIYSTSGGIDVFLANYDTDGSLKWVKGSYGGGGHGIDLVGNEQGDLYVTGAFGGNFTLGSLSLTGDDEVFLIKIKYDTTQAIIGVNEFSDRSLLSCNIYPNPTSGTFQIECNLPESCDLQLNIINSKGQKIYTENIFGVKGDYERFIDMNKHAKGIYFIEIIADRKRAVRRIVVN
- a CDS encoding T9SS type A sorting domain-containing protein, which produces MEKQVESMAFWSVIEGEPGDTYETDIGYIGTELLQKRSTYWHYKMMADNFKGTFFPSVSVNQPNIKAFAAKSSDRIVVMILNEQNSGSLAFKVRLDNTGSVGAGLDIAFNVTGATAGANHVSTVNIQNQSTVLLIFNCKGAISERYDYTLSNAINDQGPQTITIPVATSLIGATISNDIGNAQLCSSGGVCSFFNYTPSNYVYSWTSPYGPVNYTGNSVEYCSLVVGGQTIYTFTATDPSTTCSTTQNVTVNDCGPITGFDFYAYVCGATPSNCGANNGGAMVCAGGASTYSYKWDGGAYGTNSSITGLSPGMHTVVVKNAPPAIGGLTRTLQFYVPITGTQPAISAGPDRTIGRFCRVILTAVPNLTSSGYTYNWYKGTSTTPFSNSYTTNISVWNTATYKVVVTSPSGCTNSDYVNINMTLTPRCITDLPSISTAIECKYNIGSGGPLPPVNVLNSSVIINSDQFIDNVTIVPNNVNLTVIDCELAFSENSKIIVLPGGKLEIRNSFFHGCENLKWGGIEVKGNNNVSDQLIVTGSAFANTDYVIKTDKTLNIYIEDNIFANGITAIELDRNKDFVIRNNYFYNYDIAIKASRTPVANVRSLIKENIFEKVKTAIYFENDNQSKLDIVCNKFDNYEDYAIYAQNTILKDQGSNIEAGNSFVSTSVKLNHKLRHNGNTMNYYYDPSNPVTLVTSGGMSAIAQAASSDGTCSDINDRRSNPNPNVGSDPVYGNSKSKLDLYSAPNPNSGEATIYYNLGEEKQGTLTIMDMYGNVMNCIKVTSESNQVNSDYSNYSSGIYMISLTNSKSEVINKKMIIAK
- a CDS encoding tetratricopeptide repeat protein; the protein is MVTFSLKGNQTRKSKNSSILQFFIILFTLTFQLASFGQSSKDSVDVYQAPSMRLIKINDDNKEVSNVEIGKSILIIYHKKNKSFIINYKDEKNEGKDLKLTFVSATKEPNYYIMKDIKGNNSYVDNQLEGLKTLAILPEKKDGDYALIVLIKDAVKLKNLTAEEHLSNGLTKLKEGDITNAIIDFDKAIELNPKLEVAYDYRGLAKVQSGDLVGAIQDYNSVIEINPKNREIYPYRGYVKQQLKDYRGAILDYTKSIELNVENIEMIYLNRGVAKEKLKDYQGAIRDYTKAIEINPKNNLAYLNRGLIYVHLDNKEAACIDFSKAGELGEKEGYENILKFCQ